The following is a genomic window from Rhinatrema bivittatum chromosome 12, aRhiBiv1.1, whole genome shotgun sequence.
CAACACCTTTCCTCTTTTTACTGCTTAGCCAGCCACTCCCTCCACAGCCCTATttccaccttcccatccctttcctctgcctctcaccccttcccatccctttccaTTGCCTCTCACCCCTGCCTCAGTCTTCCAGGTCCTACACATTATATCTCAATCGTTCCCCACCATTCAGCCCCCTTCTCCTACCCCACATCTCACATCCATAGCTCTATTTCATATATCTTAGCCCATCTAACACATCCCCACTCATACCCCCAACTCTGTGCCAAGTTCCTGCTCTCGCCACAATCCCAAAGTCTCCACAATATCCCCATCCAACTTCCGAATGCTTGCTCTCCCCACACATCTCTTGAGTATCTACTTTCTCCTCCACACCCAACCTCCAATtcccctactcctcctctccccccaactGGGGATTCCCCACCAGATTTGGGAATTCCCTCTTCTTCTCCATCCCATCTTGAGTCTCCACTCACCTTCTCCACCCAGTTCCCACTCTACCCTCACCCAGTCTGGGACTTCTTTCACCCACCAGCACCAATATCAGATCAGAATCAGAGCTATAGACCCAGGCACACACTGGGGATAAAGGCAGAACTGGACTAACCTGTTCCTAATGACATGGAACCAGTTGGCAAATATAGTCTTGATCCATCTAGGAATCCTGTCATGGGAAGGACAATTCTCTAAAGCCATTTATGCAGGAAGATGGAAAACAAATTGGAAGGAATAACTAAATATATTTACCCACACAAACTGGCAGTCTAAGTTGCCTTCCCCTCATGATGTACATGCCTCATTCCACTTCTAACTGTACTTAGGGGAGGTGCTCCCAGGAGGGGGCGAGGAGAGGAGAAACGTGTTTTGGAGAAGAATCGGAGAGTAACCCTTTCTCTTATAAACTCAGTGAAAGTACATGTGGACTTGTCCCCCAGCTGGCAGCTGGAAAATTGCCCCAATATGGAAAATCTGGAAGTTACATAGCCCATGTTAAAGAATCTCTTCTTGTAGACTCTTCTATTTgatatgtaaaagaaaaaaattgttctcTTATTTTACTGTttgaaacattttgaaatttaacgaacaagtttgaaaacaaaaaaaaattttaaatgtaaaGTTTGCAACCCTCATCTGCCAAGCAGGGAATATAGGAACCTGTTGCCTTCCCAGctaggttatttattttttttaatatcccctTAGGGATTCCAGTCCcgatgtctatttatttatttatttgttgaatttAGCTCATGCCTTGTCATTGTAGTTCAAGGCTACAAGGATTGAGAGTTCATCCAAATCCAACCCAGAGGGGCCGATCCCAGTCATGGCGTTGAAGCTCCTGAGTTCCCTAAGGAAAACACAGGGCTACTTTCCATGCATGTGCTGTGGGCAAAGCCAGGAATGGATTATTCTctgttccttatgacatggaACCAGCTGACAAGCCGAGAGTGCTGCACCACCACAAACACCTGCACCCGTGTATCAAACCCGCTTGTGCTATCAGAAGCCAAAGGAAGTGTCATGAGCACCCAAGTCCATCTCTGTTGCTTGGGAACAGcctcatctttggataattcttatgctgGCCTAAGAAGTTCTCACAGCATGCAAGGAAGCCGGGTTTCTTCATGAACAATTGGGCTAcagattttattctatttttttttagctgtgaTGCAAAAATTAATCTGGCAGATTTCCAGAATCAGCACAGGACAAACAACTGTACAATTGGGCAAAAGGTCAAAGCAAAAAACAGTATTGATCCAACAGTGTTTCCTAATAAATGTTTTTCTCCAAGCATGGAAAAAAGCAACCTAAGCCCCTTTGTTGACCTTGCGTTTTGCAAGCCTGAGCAATGTAAAGACGAATGGTACTGGTGCACCTGTCCCTCCACGTGGCTGGAAACTACCAATGGAATTGGAAAGCAAGAACCCTGAAAAGAGACTGCTTTCAGCCACTACCCTGTTATTTCAAGGTAACCCCAGGCTGCGTCAGAGGCTGTTGTGCAGGAACGTGGTCAGAGCACAACCTGCGTCACAGCCATTATTCCGTCAACAGTGTGCTGGCCATGGTCAATGATCAGCCTTGGATTCCAGGCCGTATATTAAGCAGCTGCAAGGGCTGGCAAGTGGACACTCAAGCCTCCAGCCAATGAGTTAGCTTCAAACGGTTGGAGGTGGAGAAGAAAGAATGGACCTTCTCCACGACTTGGGAGTCCAGATGGTGCAGTACCTCCAGACGCACTACAGGAGCCACCAGGATTGGTTCGTGTTCATTTCTTACGCGGCGGACCTCCGGAGcaccttcttcattttcttccccATCTGGTTCCACCTCTGCGAGGCGGTGGGCATCAGGCTCATCTGGGTGGCGGTGATCGGGGACTGGCTGAACCTGGTCTTCAAGTGGTGAGTGCCTAAAGGTTTCATTCTGCAACAGGTTTCTTAAGGTGGAGAATTAGATGGTACAATGAAACTTTGCCCATGTTTGCTTCTAGGAGAAAGATAATCAGTGCCTCTTACCTCAAATATTTTAGGTTCTCATTGACACAACCCCTGTGCACTTATTTTCAATGTACTTTGTGTTCCTCGCTTTGAAAAATCTAATTTCTTGATAGAATAAGTTACCGGTAAATGACTAATTCTGGAGttaaagaaacataagaacatcaagtccagtatcctgtttccaacacaagtacctggcaggatcccaaggggtagatagagtccaagctgcttatcccaagaaaaagcagtggatttccgcAGCTagaccttaataatggttaaaggACTTTTCTTCCAGCAACTTGGCCAACTtccaagaactttttttttttatttatatttaattaaattcTTAGCATTCATATACAATGAAATAaagaaacagtaaacaaattggaaaacaaagaaaaatcctaaACTTTCATACAATAAAATTTCTACTCATTACAAAGTATTCCAATAATTCCAATCCACATTAAAAATTTGGGAAGCTTACCAAAGAAAAACCAaacataaaagaaaggaaaaagcacagtTGTATCCTTACAGTGATTTGGGAGAGAAAATAAACAATTATACTCACATCTAAAATCTCTTAAACAAGTTGTTACAAACTTCTCAATCAACCAGAAAAACTTCCATGTGTGCAAGATCTAGGaatacaaacttaggcctagattttctaagacaccaCGGCATCGTGAATCGCATGGTacagggggggggcgggcctgcgaaagccggcagcgatcgcaccactgcggtgcgatcgctgccggctgtcgcacccaatagtgccatcataaaagatggtgctattgggtgcgaaataggcagcaaaaagggttcttaccttttcactaTCCGCCATGTCTTTGCGGCATCCGCctcgactcctcctgttccggtcttgacgccgcccctttttagtgatcgcacgcgaaaaatgTCCCCCTTGGTCTTCTGAAATGCTATCAGACAGTGGCACCTAAAGCACGACCCTCTGTCTCAAACATAGAAACTGCTTCCTCCTGAGTTGGCCATTcctagagacatcaggaaatacttggtcacaaagatctttattttttaaatatttttggcaCGCTAGATTTTTATCTTGCTCCAAACTAAAGGAAACTATCAAAGTAGCTCTAATTTGTATATCATCAATAGATGCCTCTAAAAAAAGATGTTAAGCTTGGGCTTTCTGCCTGCAAGATATCCATATCATTGTCAGGACCTTGATTGCCTTTCCTAAAACAGAGAACacagtacattttttaaattaagataTATCTTTATCACTAGAAATACTCAGAATTTCactcacatatttttttttttaaatagctcttGAGCTGATAGCAATCTAGacactggaaatttaaaaaatcacaaaTTTTTACATCTCATGGCATTTTCCAGCCCTTCAAGTTGTTGTATAATTAAGGTGTCCTTAATACAGGAAGATCCACAGGACTGGACAGCTCTAACTTGTGAAGTTAAAGTTGAGGCAGAAGGACTCTAATTGTGTTAGCCGGGTTCCATAATCTTCCAGTGTTTTCCTGGTCTCAACAGACAAGTTAGTAAATTGGGATATTGATTGGGACAGCAACTTCTCTATCTTAGTAACAACTCACCAGACATCAACTAAGGTGACACTTTCGGGCTCAGTTACTTCAGAGCCTATTTCCAATGGCAAAGAAGTGACAGATGGCAATGAGCCACACTCGACAGCTGGGATATCAACCACAGCCTGTGTAGGCTGTGTATTCCCTCTATCTATAGTTGGCGATATAGAAGTCTTCTCCACGGGATCAAAGTTAATAACTGGTGAACTAGCACTGGTAAGTCCAGAGGGGGTATAAGAGGACTGGTTAGGGCCTGGACTACCTGAAGCCCCTGATtacaaagaaatctcaggaatAGATTTTCTCAATGTTTGACTCACTCTTCGGGTTAGATGAGTATCCATTGGTCCCTTCACCGCTCTCACTGCAGGCGTAGAGGGTAATTGTTCtagctttccttttccttcccatctAATGAGTTAGGCTGAAAGGAAGAGGAGCCTTCCAAATTCTCACTAAAGGGTGCACACTTTTGGTGCGTGGCTTCGGCAGCGCATGCTGATGGCCGCACCGAAATTTAAATAGGTACAGCGGGTGGGTGATGATGAAGTCAGAGGGAAAGGCGAAACTCAGATGGTCCCAGCGCTTACAGCACTCAATCCTTCGGCCTAGCACACCCACAGGTATGCCCGAATCTCTCCCGAACAAGCTTCCACTCGTTCGCCGCCGCACCAAAATTTAAATAGGTGCAGTGGGCGGGTGATATTGACATTAGAGGGATAGGTGAAAGTCAGATGTTCCTGGAGCTTACAGCACTCAGTCCTTCGGCCCAGCACACCCACAGGTATGCTTGAATCTCTCCCGAACAAGCTTCcggtccaaaccttttttaaatgcagctacactaatagctttcaccacaacctctggcaacccCTCTAATTATAAGGTGGAGAGAGTCTTCCTCACAAAACTTGCAGCCAGGAATTATTCTCTACAAGCGACAGGATTTATCCCCTGCAGCCACATCAGTTCAGAGAGTTTTAGTGTCTGGAAAATTGCCCAAATCAGAGTAATCGAATTACGATGACATAGgcagttgtttttctttttaccatAAAAAATGAGCAGTTATTATTATACAGGAGCTAATCTGGTGGATCGTGTGAAATCAGCTGGTGGTCTTGATCcacttcactaaaaaaaaaaaaaagaacctccaACACAGATTGGCACTGATTGCAACTCTTGCTGGCCGTCTGAACAGGCATGGTAACTAAATTACCCTCTCGCACTTAGAGGTGGTCCCTTCCGAGGATGACTGAGACACCTTGgcagggcactgtgtgtgtgtttgggggagaggggagcacaTAACTGGCACTACTACTGCCCATGCTATACCTGTTCTGAGTTGGAGGGAAGCTATCAATGTTCCTGCCTGTACTATACCGGTTtagtggtggtgatgatgatgatgatgggggagcaggtgtgtgtgtgtagcttgcactgctgctatccGTGCTGTATCTGTTCAGTGACTATATGGAGGACTTCTGTTTCTAATGTGGTCAACTCAGCATCTTTCATGGGCATTAAATTTACTAggaaaattgaataaaaatacaattgaaATCTTATTGTTATTTTGAAgtccaaaaatgaaaataataactGCTAGGACAAAATTAGACTCATTGTTTAAGAACCAGATGTAGAACTAAGTTTATGTAGCACTTTATTCTAATGATCACAACACAGTGCAACATCTCTCCAacattacataaaacaaacaagacaagagggaaatcaaaacattttttcaaaagaaatcaaaaacctagtctaacaaaaaaaaaattttttttaattcaaaaagcAGATTTCAAAATACCTAAAACGGGCAGGCGTGATGGTAAATGATTTGAATTTGTAGTGCAAGGAAGATTGagactgcctgaggcccattgcaggcaagagaCAGCAGATTACATCTGTTGCACCAGTTTTTCTGCCCAGTTTAGGTATTTTGAAATCTGCTTtttgaataaaaaatgtttttgtttttttttgttagacatagtttttgatttcttttgaaaACATGTTTTGATTTCcctcttgttttgtttgttttatgcattttattcTAAGGCGGGATTTCCAAATACTCGGCAGTCGTGGAATTCACATTGCTATTACTACCCGGCAGCAAAGGGGTTAAATGAAGTCATAAATATTCCCAGGGTCACACCAAAGGGCAGCAAGGTAAAATTTTGAGAATCTTATCCTGGGTGTCCTAATCCTGAGTCTGGCCATTAAACTAAATGCATATGGAGGAAGGATGCCACACGTTTCATTGCTGGCGGACAACAACTGCCAACATCTGCCTGGAGAGAACTAAATAATCTGTAAGCGCTGCACACTGTGCTAAAGCTCTGCTAAGAACCAACAAGCAAACCTTTTTGGAATGGACGCAAAATCGAAATTTGGGAGGGGGGTTATATAAACAATGCTAAGTTGCATTCATAGGTAAGAAAACTTCATGTAGATCGCTCAATGGTTCCCAAGCAGCCATTTTCTCATGCAGATGCTTTCTTGTGTTTTCAGGATTCTCTTCGGCCAGAGGCCATACTGGTGGGTCCATGACACAGATTACTACAGAAACACATCTGCTCCTGTCATACAGCAGTTCCCAGTCACCTGCGAGACCGGTCCAGGTGAGAAACACTCATACATGCACAGCAAAATGGGTATTTTAATGGATATGGTGATACGCTGAAGTGCGAAACGGGGCGAGGGGAATCAGGTGTGCTGGATTCTGCTGAGCTGCCAAGCAATGGCGGAGCCTTGGTGGGCACTTGCCCaaccaatttggacccaggcccacccaaatgGAACCGGAAGAGGAGCGCTGGAACTGCAAGACCATCATGGGAACCCATCCCCGCAATAGCGAGGAGGACGACCCTGGCCCGGCGAGACTGGGTGtgcattccatgcatttgcaCGGCCACGGAGCATCACATCCAGGGAGGCAGCGGGCCAGTGGCCACGGAGAGGCCCACTGATCTTCTGGcttggtgggggaggaggggggaaagagggagcAGAAGCTATGCAcgggcttgaatgtgtgtatgtgtgggtaagaatgggagcccgGGTGTGGGTCTGTACATGCATAAGAATgagaatcagagagagagagagcgagaacgagtgtgtgtgagggggagtctgtgaaagagagagagcgcatgtgcgtgtgtgagggagtctgtgtgagagagagagcgcgcatgtgcgtgtgtgagggagtctgtgtgagagagagagagcgcatgtgcgtgtgtgagggagtctgtgagagagagcgcgcatgtgcgtgtgtgagggagtctgtgagagagagcgcgcatgtgcgtgtgtgtgtgtgtgaagaagacAGCagtagaagagagacactgaaaaggaattaggaaatgggcgacaagggaaaaatgggaaaaagagaccaggaccaactgattagaaaaatacaaaaatcaaacaaaggtaaaaaaaaaaaaaataataaaattattttgagattttaacaATTTGAATAtatcatctttgggaatgtgcatttcttatatttttgtattttgctctcttTCTTCGGTATTTCACTGTTCAGTCTGGTTTCTcaagctttctattttggttttatctgcatgtttctgtttctaatttgtagtctcttatttctatattaggtaagggtcaatctcagttttgcctgtgtgtgtgtgacagaaatgcagtatttctgcttgcatgtagtttctctgtagtagtagtagtccagcttgttctgttattcccgtaggtgatgtattaatgttctagggcctggtatagtatttgcattgctgctttttcataaggttgctgttttttgaatcctgagagtcagtgctgtgagtGTATGGTAAGGCAAGggtctagatgcctctttctttgcaggagtttgcgtttcttcacaaaatagcagttgagggatattttttgctgaggtgataacagaatttgaatattttttttcatgttagttgtaatgtgaattgtcctagttctgctctgcacctgttctgatgattaatgctatttcaTTGTAGTTCTGATGATTTCtagctttctgcaaagaggattcatcaaagaatacattaatttttgttttattacataattggatctgattgttttgtttgctttttacattatatacttttgcatttataaattgcaataaatataaaaaattaatacagattaataaggaatttttaatgctggtaattgcttgaaataattgagataaaatattttaaagtttcatgcatgatgcataatggctgtgcAAACtgcttagaaagccattgtagggtgcagtatatggcattatttattaataagaaaacaactagtaggtctcagacctgcctgcctacagcccacccatgttatttattttatttaacagttttttataccgaccttcatagtaaataaccatatcggatcggtttacagtttaacaaagggaaaactagagtaataattcaagtaaacgaaagataacaataggtaggaataagtcaaagttacaatcaacagggggagagaacttggaagcttacaacaagctggaaagaagaaaggccggtaaagtgTTGTTACCATagaatgaacaaattaaaaaaaaaaaaaaaaaaaaaacttaaacagtgCTATAACCTGAACGTGTTAATCTTGCTATAACCTGAACATGTTAATCTTGtgccacccaaaaaaatcaattctggctacgctaCTGCTGCCACGTTTCTCTGGAGGGACACTTCTGGTCAGTCCTGCCTTTAGAACTTATAATCTGAATGCACTGTGGGAACTGTAGTCCCTTCTTCCATGTGGAAATCAGCACTACAAGTACCAGGATGCATCAGGAGCACAAGGCCGAAATTCTCCCTCTGAGTCACTTGTCAGCTCTTGTTCTGTGCACTTCTGCCAGGTTAATTAAAAACATATCCTGATTGTATTAGTTAATAGATCAATCCCTGCACCTCTTTGTTTACCCACTGCGGATGCTTTATTCCACCAGGAAGCCCTTCTGGCCATGCCATGGGCTCAGCCAGCGTGTATTACGTGATGGTAACAGCTCTCCTCTCCATCCTGCCTCCCAGAAAACAAGGAAACCCCCGAAACAGGTAGGAATCCAACTCAACAACACGTAGCTATAGGCTAACCTTTAAGAGGAAAACTTCTAGAGACAATACTTTGGTAAGAAGGGAAAAGTCTAGAGTAGAAATGACAAATAAAGTAAAATTTCCCTTGTAGGGATGGAGCGTGGCAGCTCCATGACTAAACTCATAACATCTGTCCATATACTGAATATACACACCCAAGTAcgtaaaataatattaaatgcaCATTCACAAACATATCATTTTATTATGTAAACAAAGGATTGTTAAAAAGATCAAGAGAAGCTTAAGTCACTAATTTGTAAAGAACTTTACGCCTTTTTCTCAAAgtctattttaaattatttatcccCCTCAAATGGTggtaaaattgtattttatattattgaaAACCAGGAAAATCCagtcatccaaaaaaaaaaaaaaaaatcccagtttACAAAAGGGAGCTGTCacatgctgatgacatcactctctGAGCAAAGAACAGCCAGTGAAGAAAAGCTATGATGTCATCAGCTACAAGAAAGATTTCTTACACTGTGATGGCTCCAGAATTCAGTGTGAAAATGTTCCGGTACCTTCCACTTGACATGGTTTTTCCTTTCCTCAGGTGTGCCCGCACCGTACTCTGGTTGGGGTTCTGGTGGGTGCAGGCCTGTGTTTGCCTGTCTCGGGTCTTCCTGGCAGCTCACTTCCCCCACCAGGTCATTGCTGGGGTTGCTGCAGGTCAGTATCATGTCCCTCTCCACCTTTCAATGGCTCAGCAGTCATTAGCTTACaactatgtaaaaaaaacaaaggaaaacaatCTTGTAAGATCATTCACTtggcaaataaacaaaaaatacatcattAAAATTCTAGTCTTTTGTTCTGGGCTTTTAAAGGTCATGATAGGGCCTGATCTGACCAAAATGAGCCAAACTCCCAATACCAGTAGAGGCCTAGAAGGGAaactctccttaattggagctaTAAACCCCAGAATAATTAGAAATGGGTgaaacttagaaatgacggcagaagaagaccaaacggcccatccagtctgcccagtaagctttacacttttttttttctcatacttctgttagtcttggcttttagtaaccttttggttctgtttcccttccacccccaaaaaccaggactggctcagtgtCCCTGATGTAGGATTACCTCCTCACCCAGGGCAACCCAAATATGCTGATCCAGTCCCGGATTTTGCTTCTTTGCATGCAGGATGATTCCGATTTTATTTATCTACTTCCTTGTAATCTGCACCAGAGAGAAGTTTAAAAGCCCAGAACAAAAGACTAGAATTTTAATGacgtattttttatttatttgccaaCTGAATGATCTTGTCCCTTTCCATCCCAGTATTTAGGAAGCATGTTGAGGCTCTCATCAAACGCAGCGTAGGTGCAATAATCAGTGGAACAATGCCTTGTGTCTGTTTACAGGAATGGTAGTGGCTAAGATTTTTGATCATGTTGGATTCATCTACAAGGCGAGTCTCAAAAGATACATCTACaccatcctcttcctcttctgcttCGCCCTGGGGTTCTACCTGCTGCTGAAGGTTCTCGGCGTGGACCTGCTCTGGACACTGGAGAAAGCCAAGAGATGGTGCGCCAGGCCTGAGTGGATCCACATCGACACCACCCCCTTTGCCGGCCTGCTCAGGAACCTGGGCATCTTCTTCGGACTGGGGCTAGCTCTCAACTCCCAGCTGTACCTGGAGAGCTGCAAGGGGAAGCAGGGGCAGCAGCTCACCTTCCGCCTGTGCTGCATCCTCTCCTCCCTGCTGGCCCTGCACCTGTTTGACTCCTTCAAACCTcccaccaaggacgagcttctgTTCTACACCCTGTCCTTCTGCAAGAGTGCGGCCGTGCCACTGGCTGCTGTGGCCATCATCCCCTATGGCGTGTCTCAACTTCtaaacaggaaagaaaaagtgTTATAATGTCTagccatctatttatttatttatgttattaatAAATCCAGTGGAAAGTTTAATAGCTATATTAGTTCTGGAGAAAACCGGATCCTTGGCAGACCTGGTGAAACCTTTAAATGACATCCATGAAACTTATCCGAAGGTGGTGGTTGTCAGCCATCCAGACCACAcagcatctgaagaagggacctaaaGTGGTCTCCGTTTTACATGCTTGACAACAATCATTGAATAAAACACTCATGTTGATTCAATTAAAGGATTTACCAGCCTACAAAATAATTCCAGTATTGTTAATGTATCTATGCTATTTAAACAATGTACAAAGCACTTTAACACTGAATTATGAAGTGTTCGTTTTGGATTCTATTTTAGCCAAATTGATCAATTGATTGATTTGATGGATCGATATTGATGAAGGTGGTGTGGCCTAGTGGCTAGCCGAAAGAATTACACTTAAAAGTATAGAGTACTACCTCTGACATTCTGTTTGACCTCGGGTAAGTCACCTTATTTTTCTGTTTATCCAGCCATAATCACTTAAAATaatgacaggggggggggggaggataattGCACCTTTCCCACTTTGGAAGTTATCATCCAGCCCTCAGTGCCAACACTGTGCTGCCAAGCCATCCCTCCGTGTCTGAGGTTCCAGAACTGTAAAGCACTTTCCGCTCTATTCTATATGAGCAAAGACAGAGACATGTTTATTATCAaggcaaggtgaggcaaatgCTGGGTGACAGTCCTTAGTTCTGGAGAGGCCGGGATTATTACAGGTGTGCaaggaaaatgtttttgttttgttattcatttacttttgttgctgttttttctgttttactttatttcatttctttttgttttgttttgtttcagcaTTCACTAAAACCATTTAATGTGCCCTAAATGGTACTGAAGTGCATTAAGATGGTTTATGCGCacagtaaatggcttttgcatGTGCTAAAGCTTTTCTTTTTATCATATGCTAAATGGTAAAATGACATTtcattagggtttttttttttcctgtcatttcattaaaaaaacaaacaaacataaaacaaatgccGATATTTCGgtgtcattttaaaacaaaagcccATCCCTACGGGTTCTAATCGCCAATGAAAACAAAGCCACTCGTTTTTTCTGCCGGGGAACCTTTTACTTGCAATCAATCTAGTATTTGCTAACAGAACGTTTTGTATTATAAAAGGGcagcaggaaatatgcagggaCAACCAGTTATACTCATGGTATAAATCAGTCGTGTGCCCGCTCAGTCCTAGGCttatttgtgcaaaaaaaaaaaaagaataccgcAGCCACTACTTTCTGTTTTACTGTCTTTAAGACGCCAAGTGTCTTTTGTTACCTGGTTGATGTGCAGAGCCCCCCGCAACCTTGGCACAGGGACGAGCAGGCAGTGGtcgcagcaaaaaaaaaaaaaacatccgaGACCCATGGATCCTGGATCCTCTGAGAACGAGCAAACTTAGCCCAGTTCAACCCGTTGGAGGTGGGAAGATTacctaagcagcagcagcagtggtgatgGGGAAGATGCAGCGTCAGGAACGGAGCCCTCTGGCATCTCGTCTCATCCAGGGCAGGGAAGTGGAGGTGCCTGAGTAGCAGCAATTGGTAATTTAGCGTTTACTTTCCACTCTAATTATTTTCACTGTGTGGGTTTGTGTGCACTTGTGGTGACAGGGACAGGGGGGAATCTGATGGCAGCGTGAGCAAAGGAACATTTTCCTCCGGTCCTCTTCTGGCACTTGGGCCTTATttaacctcccccacccccgaagCGTTGCTGAGGTTTGTAGTCCTGCTTTCTCCATGGAAGCCAAACTCTAAGTCCCAGCATGCCATGAGACAGGAGATGACAAGGACATATCAACCAATCACTCCAGAGCTGTCAGCTAACTCCAGGCCATCAAAGATGCAGCAACTCAGTCATGAGTTTCTAAAGCAGCCAGTGCTAAGCAATCTGGGATCACAGCCCGACTACATTTGATAAGAAGTACAGCACTGTAAATCCCAGCTGTATTAGAGGTGAAAGGGATGTTGCCACTTCACCTAGATCAATGTTTCCagaccctctcctggaggctcaCCTATCCTgctggattttcaggattgcatgagatagatttgcataccttggGTCAAATCCATCTCtaacatattcattatggataccctgaaaacccaactgattaAGTGGCTCCAGGGAAAGGTTGGGAAcactgatccagttctggttttgcctccattgcatgcaggggagatgtagttctgatttccataTTTAAGTAACATCATCCTGTGCCTTTACCTGTTCATATTGTTTTG
Proteins encoded in this region:
- the LOC115073785 gene encoding glucose-6-phosphatase-like, yielding MDLLHDLGVQMVQYLQTHYRSHQDWFVFISYAADLRSTFFIFFPIWFHLCEAVGIRLIWVAVIGDWLNLVFKWILFGQRPYWWVHDTDYYRNTSAPVIQQFPVTCETGPGSPSGHAMGSASVYYVMVTALLSILPPRKQGNPRNRCARTVLWLGFWWVQACVCLSRVFLAAHFPHQVIAGVAAGMVVAKIFDHVGFIYKASLKRYIYTILFLFCFALGFYLLLKVLGVDLLWTLEKAKRWCARPEWIHIDTTPFAGLLRNLGIFFGLGLALNSQLYLESCKGKQGQQLTFRLCCILSSLLALHLFDSFKPPTKDELLFYTLSFCKSAAVPLAAVAIIPYGVSQLLNRKEKVL